In Massilia violaceinigra, one DNA window encodes the following:
- a CDS encoding TonB-dependent receptor, which translates to MKSTATQAFRRVRAPIQLAILTLLAGISAAHAQDVAQAPAAPAVSKSSASADSNVIPEVVVTATKRSTPLQKTPIAITAINAAALQDNHVQTIQDVVNLVPGFQATGQGDHGVITMTLRGIGNDSAKTEYADPEVASFIDGIYSPRPEGATSLLFDLEAIEVLRGPQGTLWGRNSTVGAVNMQTTKPVIGERSGSIEAGMGNYKRLGSRGAFNIPLGETAALRIAAVHEQHDGYIGYQKLPAIPLADQRAAFKAGGGKDADFRPINPNLFVANGPQYGAQDQTAVRLSLLWNITPSVKWNVAYEKYADRGTPSMNLLQTPRAGTDLWSTLSDVAPTLKRDSDAIRSRLEYTINDSLALHYIAGVSRFSGSSTFDQDGGAAIPTSFATGATYQANNTVASHYKNHSHELELQSLGKKEIDWQLGLYYAAEKNDMRFDIPIFNGTQEGTVNWQGSFIQPKQTVDSTAAFGQATWNMSDKLHLTAGLRYTKDKRTNQGGNGYTWDYSKDVAQVPVSPSIDPRIPGQGYVPNNPSNDGVYHGSKTTGLVRVNYDIDRSNMVYASVSTGYKSGGLQDGGRPYGAETLTNYELGSKSTLMGGMVKVNNALFYSDFKDFQFSAPITNPDGTRGLATNNADGATVWGLESEIAAKLTRDDKLQLTMAYTRAKLGKLIGGTNDYLLPKCDIPGISNCLDVSGNTMPHAPKFSMQLQYQHTFELAGGATVIPRISTHYETASWLSVFNLGEGDRQKAYTRTDLGLRYTANKWWVDAYVRNVADKNIKTSAANAFGPWVAQYLPPRTIGFNTGVDF; encoded by the coding sequence ATGAAATCTACCGCCACCCAGGCGTTTCGCCGCGTTCGCGCCCCAATTCAACTTGCCATCCTGACTTTGCTCGCAGGTATCAGTGCGGCGCATGCCCAGGATGTGGCGCAAGCTCCGGCGGCGCCTGCGGTCAGCAAAAGCAGCGCCAGCGCCGACTCGAACGTGATTCCCGAAGTCGTCGTCACCGCCACCAAGCGTTCGACGCCGCTGCAAAAAACCCCGATCGCGATCACCGCGATCAACGCCGCCGCGCTGCAGGACAACCACGTACAAACCATCCAGGACGTCGTCAACCTGGTGCCGGGTTTCCAGGCCACCGGCCAGGGCGACCATGGCGTCATCACCATGACCCTGCGCGGCATCGGCAACGACAGCGCCAAGACCGAATACGCCGATCCGGAAGTGGCTAGCTTCATCGACGGCATCTATTCGCCGCGTCCGGAAGGCGCCACCTCGCTGCTGTTCGACCTGGAAGCGATCGAAGTGCTGCGCGGCCCGCAAGGCACGCTGTGGGGCCGCAACTCCACCGTCGGCGCGGTCAACATGCAAACCACCAAACCGGTCATCGGCGAGCGCTCCGGCAGCATCGAAGCGGGCATGGGCAACTACAAGCGCCTCGGTTCGCGCGGTGCCTTCAACATTCCGCTCGGCGAAACGGCGGCCCTGCGCATCGCCGCGGTGCACGAACAGCACGACGGCTACATCGGTTACCAGAAGCTGCCGGCCATTCCACTTGCGGACCAGCGCGCGGCCTTCAAGGCCGGCGGCGGCAAGGATGCCGATTTCCGTCCGATCAATCCGAACCTGTTCGTCGCCAACGGCCCGCAATACGGCGCCCAGGACCAGACCGCGGTGCGCCTGTCCCTGCTGTGGAACATCACGCCATCGGTGAAGTGGAACGTCGCGTACGAAAAATACGCCGACCGCGGCACCCCGAGCATGAACCTGCTGCAAACCCCGCGCGCCGGCACCGACCTCTGGTCCACCCTGTCCGACGTGGCGCCAACGCTCAAGCGCGATTCCGACGCGATCCGCTCGCGCCTCGAGTACACCATCAACGATTCGCTGGCGCTGCACTACATCGCCGGTGTGTCGCGCTTCAGCGGCTCGTCCACCTTCGACCAGGACGGCGGCGCGGCGATACCGACCAGTTTCGCCACCGGCGCGACCTACCAGGCCAACAATACCGTGGCCTCGCACTACAAGAACCACAGCCACGAACTGGAACTGCAATCGCTCGGCAAGAAAGAGATCGACTGGCAGCTCGGCCTGTACTACGCGGCTGAAAAGAACGACATGCGCTTCGATATCCCGATCTTCAACGGCACGCAAGAGGGCACGGTCAACTGGCAGGGTTCCTTCATCCAGCCGAAACAGACGGTCGACTCGACCGCCGCCTTCGGCCAGGCCACCTGGAACATGAGCGACAAGCTGCACCTGACCGCCGGCCTGCGCTACACCAAGGACAAGCGCACCAACCAGGGCGGCAACGGCTACACCTGGGACTACAGCAAGGACGTGGCCCAGGTACCGGTCAGCCCATCGATCGACCCGCGCATTCCCGGCCAGGGCTATGTGCCGAACAATCCATCGAACGACGGCGTCTACCACGGCAGCAAGACCACCGGCCTGGTACGCGTGAACTACGACATCGACCGCAGCAACATGGTCTACGCCAGCGTCTCGACCGGCTACAAGTCGGGCGGCCTGCAGGATGGCGGCCGTCCGTATGGCGCCGAAACCCTGACCAACTATGAACTCGGCAGCAAGAGCACCCTGATGGGCGGCATGGTCAAGGTGAACAACGCCTTGTTCTACTCGGACTTCAAGGACTTCCAGTTCAGCGCCCCGATCACCAATCCGGACGGCACGCGCGGCCTGGCCACCAACAATGCCGACGGCGCCACCGTGTGGGGCCTGGAATCGGAAATCGCGGCCAAGCTCACGCGCGACGACAAGCTGCAGCTGACCATGGCCTACACCCGCGCCAAGCTGGGCAAACTGATCGGCGGCACCAACGATTACCTGCTGCCGAAGTGCGATATCCCCGGCATCAGCAACTGCCTGGACGTGAGCGGCAACACCATGCCGCACGCGCCGAAGTTCTCGATGCAGCTGCAGTACCAGCACACGTTCGAGCTGGCCGGCGGCGCCACGGTGATCCCGCGCATCTCGACCCACTACGAAACCGCATCCTGGCTGAGCGTCTTCAACCTGGGCGAGGGCGACCGCCAGAAAGCCTACACCCGCACCGACCTTGGCCTGCGCTACACGGCCAACAAGTGGTGGGTCGATGCCTACGTGCGTAACGTGGCCGACAAAAACATCAAGACCAGCGCCGCCAATGCCTTCGGTCCGTGGGTGGCGCAGTATCTGCCGCCGCGCACCATCGGCTTCAACACCGGCGTCGACTTCTAA
- a CDS encoding GH1 family beta-glucosidase, with protein MNQSNHYPADFTWGVATSAFQIEGGANADGKGPSIWDTFCLNPNNIKDQSDGTVACDHYNRYREDVGLISSLGVDAYRFSMAWARVQPSGKGAWNEAGFGFYDRLLDELAAKDVKAHLTLYHWDLPQGLQDDGGWLNRDTAHRFADYAHEVARRFGNRIDAIATHNEPWCSANLGYGNAQFAPGVADARQAIQVSHHLLLSHGLAMTSMRAAAASAQLGIVLNQWTADPATDSELDRTMAELEYARSVQWFMDPIFKGRYPELALRAHGANAPVVHDGDMAAIAQPIDFLGVNYYFRSFCSAETPPRTPPGKLGFTDMGWEIYPQGLTELLVKLNAEYMLPPIYITENGMANPDAVTDGKVSDPARIAYVRMHLDALKAAMEQGVDVRGYFLWSLLDNFEWNSGYAKRFGIVHVDYATQERTLKDSAIWYRDFLSAQRQR; from the coding sequence ATGAACCAATCCAATCACTACCCTGCCGACTTTACGTGGGGAGTCGCGACCAGCGCTTTCCAGATCGAGGGCGGCGCCAACGCTGATGGCAAGGGGCCATCGATCTGGGACACCTTCTGCCTGAACCCGAACAACATCAAGGACCAGAGCGACGGCACCGTCGCCTGCGACCATTACAACCGCTATCGCGAAGACGTGGGCCTGATCTCGTCGCTGGGCGTGGATGCCTACCGCTTCTCGATGGCCTGGGCGCGCGTCCAGCCGAGCGGCAAGGGCGCCTGGAACGAAGCCGGTTTCGGTTTCTACGACCGCCTGCTCGACGAACTGGCGGCGAAAGACGTCAAGGCGCACCTGACCCTGTACCACTGGGACCTGCCGCAAGGCTTGCAGGACGACGGCGGCTGGCTCAATCGCGACACCGCGCACCGCTTCGCCGACTACGCACACGAAGTGGCGCGCCGCTTCGGCAACCGCATCGATGCCATCGCCACCCATAACGAACCATGGTGCAGCGCCAACCTCGGTTACGGCAATGCGCAGTTCGCGCCCGGCGTGGCGGACGCCAGGCAGGCGATCCAGGTGTCGCACCATCTGCTGCTCTCGCACGGACTGGCGATGACGTCGATGCGCGCGGCCGCCGCTTCGGCCCAGCTGGGCATTGTGCTGAACCAGTGGACGGCCGATCCGGCCACCGATTCAGAGCTTGATCGCACCATGGCCGAACTCGAATACGCACGTTCGGTGCAGTGGTTCATGGACCCGATCTTCAAGGGCCGCTATCCGGAACTGGCGCTGCGCGCGCATGGCGCCAACGCGCCGGTGGTGCACGACGGCGACATGGCCGCCATCGCCCAGCCGATCGACTTCCTCGGCGTGAATTACTACTTCCGCTCTTTCTGCAGCGCCGAAACGCCGCCGCGCACGCCGCCCGGCAAGCTCGGTTTCACCGACATGGGCTGGGAGATCTACCCGCAGGGGCTGACCGAACTGCTGGTCAAGCTCAATGCCGAATACATGCTGCCGCCGATTTACATCACCGAGAACGGCATGGCCAATCCGGACGCGGTCACCGACGGCAAGGTGAGCGACCCGGCGCGCATCGCCTACGTGCGGATGCACCTGGACGCGCTCAAGGCGGCCATGGAGCAGGGCGTCGACGTGCGCGGCTACTTCCTCTGGAGTTTGCTCGACAACTTCGAATGGAACTCCGGCTACGCCAAGCGCTTCGGCATCGTCCATGTCGATTACGCGACGCAGGAGCGCACCCTCAAGGATAGCGCCATCTGGTACCGCGATTTCCTGTCCGCCCAGCGCCAGCGCTGA
- a CDS encoding glucokinase, whose protein sequence is MVHDSYADGARLLADIGGTNARFALEYGAGRVGDVHTLACADYAQFDDAVRAYLNRLPARRVRHAVIAIANPVDGDAVKMTNHHWAFSIAASRQALCLDTLLVVNDFAALAMALPALVPSDLEQIGAGKAVATGVIGLVGAGTGLGVAGLVPVDGRWVAVQSEGGHVAFSPFDEREVAVLQHCWQRYEHVSAERIVSGPGIVLVREALAARAGLQVDASLSTADIVERGLAGGDPLCRETLDCFSGMLGTVAANLAVTLCARGGLYIGGGVVPRLGAYFAQSPFRARFENKGRFSAFIAQIPTLVITAQYPAMLGAAAILSEHLADLALSGPAPRAVLPATLPLPPLEMENDHARF, encoded by the coding sequence ATGGTTCATGATTCCTATGCCGATGGTGCGCGCCTGCTGGCCGACATCGGCGGCACCAACGCGCGCTTCGCGCTCGAATACGGCGCCGGGCGGGTGGGCGACGTGCACACCCTGGCCTGCGCCGACTACGCGCAGTTCGACGATGCGGTGCGCGCCTATTTAAACAGGCTGCCGGCGCGGCGCGTGCGCCACGCGGTCATCGCGATCGCCAATCCGGTCGACGGCGACGCCGTCAAGATGACCAATCACCACTGGGCCTTTTCGATCGCCGCCTCGCGCCAGGCGCTCTGTCTCGATACCCTGCTGGTGGTGAACGACTTCGCCGCGCTGGCGATGGCGCTGCCGGCCCTGGTGCCGTCGGACCTGGAGCAGATCGGCGCCGGCAAGGCAGTCGCCACCGGCGTGATCGGCCTGGTGGGCGCCGGCACGGGCCTGGGCGTGGCCGGCCTGGTGCCGGTCGACGGGCGCTGGGTGGCGGTGCAGAGCGAAGGCGGCCACGTCGCCTTTTCGCCGTTCGACGAACGCGAAGTGGCGGTCCTGCAGCATTGCTGGCAGCGTTACGAGCACGTCTCGGCCGAGCGCATCGTATCCGGACCGGGCATCGTGCTCGTTCGCGAAGCGCTGGCAGCGAGGGCCGGCCTGCAGGTTGACGCCAGCCTCTCCACGGCCGATATCGTCGAGCGCGGCCTGGCCGGCGGCGACCCCCTGTGCCGTGAAACGCTGGACTGCTTTTCGGGTATGCTGGGCACCGTCGCAGCCAACCTGGCGGTTACCCTGTGCGCGCGCGGCGGCCTGTATATCGGCGGCGGCGTGGTGCCGCGACTGGGTGCGTATTTCGCCCAGTCGCCGTTTCGGGCGCGCTTCGAGAACAAGGGACGTTTCAGCGCCTTTATCGCGCAGATTCCGACGCTGGTGATCACCGCCCAATATCCGGCCATGCTGGGCGCGGCGGCGATCCTGTCGGAGCACCTGGCCGACCTGGCGCTAAGCGGCCCCGCGCCGCGCGCCGTGTTGCCGGCGACCCTGCCGCTGCCCCCTCTTGAAATGGAAAACGACCATGCACGCTTCTAA
- a CDS encoding MFS transporter, whose translation MHASKPSVSPLLWVPTGYFMMALGYVMLTTVTAIMFKNLGMDNGKAAQYSSLLILAYTVKPLFAPFVEMYRTKKFFVLCAQVLIGLGFIGIALVMALPNYMAILMALFWALSFVGATLDIASDGVYVTSLDSRAQSLYCGIQSLSWNVGPIVAAGGMVYLSGWLHVNVFHHDAAVFGPDWIESWRIIFFLVAGLTLVLALWHARFMPDGARAENTPSSVKAAGHILMDSFVTLFQKPGIWRMIAFAFLFRLSIGFLEKIGPFFMVDPVAKGGLGLNNEMLGLIYGTYGLAAVLLGSLLGGLYVAKRGLRETLFVLCCAVNIPNVTFLIMAVYLPTSLSLITAGVMIEKFFFGFGAVGFMIYLMQQLAPGKYTTTHYAFGTGIMGLCGMVTGAISGHLQEWMGYITYFIFVMVATIPSFIATWFAPFYIDEAAGEDPKATQAVPA comes from the coding sequence ATGCACGCTTCTAAACCGTCCGTCTCGCCCCTGCTGTGGGTGCCGACCGGTTACTTCATGATGGCGCTCGGCTACGTGATGCTGACCACCGTCACCGCCATCATGTTCAAGAATCTCGGCATGGACAACGGCAAGGCGGCCCAGTATTCGAGCCTCCTGATCCTGGCGTACACGGTCAAGCCGCTGTTCGCGCCCTTCGTTGAAATGTACCGCACCAAGAAGTTCTTCGTGCTGTGCGCGCAGGTGCTGATCGGCCTCGGTTTCATCGGCATCGCGCTGGTCATGGCGCTGCCGAACTACATGGCGATCCTGATGGCGCTGTTCTGGGCCCTGTCTTTCGTCGGCGCCACCCTCGATATCGCCAGTGATGGCGTCTACGTCACTTCGCTCGATTCGCGCGCGCAGTCGCTGTACTGCGGCATCCAGAGCCTGAGCTGGAATGTCGGCCCGATCGTCGCCGCCGGCGGCATGGTGTACCTGAGCGGCTGGCTGCACGTGAACGTGTTCCACCACGACGCCGCCGTGTTCGGCCCGGACTGGATCGAATCGTGGCGCATCATTTTCTTCCTGGTCGCCGGCCTGACCCTGGTGCTGGCGCTGTGGCATGCGCGCTTCATGCCGGACGGCGCGCGCGCCGAGAACACGCCATCGAGCGTCAAGGCGGCCGGGCATATCCTGATGGATTCCTTCGTCACCCTGTTCCAGAAGCCCGGCATCTGGCGCATGATCGCCTTTGCCTTCCTGTTCCGCCTCAGTATCGGCTTCCTGGAAAAGATCGGCCCTTTCTTCATGGTCGATCCGGTCGCCAAGGGCGGGCTGGGGCTGAACAACGAAATGCTGGGCCTCATCTACGGCACCTACGGCCTGGCGGCGGTGCTGCTCGGGTCCCTGCTCGGTGGCCTGTACGTGGCCAAGCGCGGTCTCAGGGAAACCCTGTTCGTGCTGTGCTGCGCGGTGAACATCCCGAACGTGACGTTCCTGATCATGGCCGTTTACCTGCCAACGAGCCTGTCGCTGATCACGGCCGGCGTGATGATCGAGAAATTCTTCTTCGGCTTCGGGGCGGTCGGCTTCATGATCTACCTGATGCAGCAGCTCGCGCCGGGCAAGTACACCACCACCCACTACGCCTTCGGCACCGGCATCATGGGCCTGTGCGGCATGGTCACGGGCGCCATCAGCGGCCACCTGCAGGAGTGGATGGGCTACATCACCTACTTCATCTTCGTGATGGTCGCCACCATTCCATCGTTCATCGCCACCTGGTTCGCGCCGTTCTATATTGACGAAGCGGCCGGCGAAGATCCGAAGGCCACGCAGGCGGTACCGGCATGA
- a CDS encoding glycoside hydrolase family 9 protein, whose product MRRAPACLLSILLAAGAHAHAATGNIRVNQLGFLPQAHKVAVLPAGAAGEVEVIDAASGAVAWRGRAGPAAVWRESGETVMLADFSALTRPGDYRIRAAGAATSEPFAVRAGVYAELNRAALKAYYFNRSGMALDAAHAGAYARAAGHADTRVLVHASAASKARPEGTVIASPKGWYDAGDYNKYIVNSGISTYTLLAAFEHFPDYFARQRSAIPESGNTLPDILDEALWNLEWMLTMQDPHDGGVYNKLTNLRFDGIVMPAQASSEPRYVVQKGTAATLDFAATMAAASRVLKPYEQQRPGLPAKMLRAAEAAWEWARANPAVAFRNPLGVVTGEYGDATFEDEFAWAAAELYISSGKDGYYAAMKPAGVSATVPEWADVRGLAWISLAHHRKSLSAVADQSLIAARIDGLAAALAAKWRASAYGVAMQGKDFVWGSNAVALNQSMMLLQAYRLNGKRDYLDAAQAGLDYVLGRNATGYSFVTGFGARQVRHPHHRPSMADQVAAPVPGFLAGGPHAGQQDKGDCKAPYPSALPALSYIDDDCSYASNEVAINWNAPLVYVSAALDVLGGAAP is encoded by the coding sequence ATGAGGCGCGCGCCTGCCTGCCTGTTATCGATTCTGCTGGCGGCCGGCGCACATGCCCATGCCGCTACTGGCAACATCCGCGTCAACCAGCTCGGTTTCCTGCCGCAGGCGCACAAGGTGGCCGTGCTGCCGGCCGGTGCGGCCGGCGAGGTCGAGGTGATCGACGCCGCCAGCGGCGCCGTCGCCTGGCGCGGCCGCGCCGGGCCGGCCGCCGTTTGGCGCGAGTCGGGCGAAACGGTCATGCTGGCCGATTTTTCGGCCCTGACGCGTCCCGGCGACTACCGCATCCGCGCCGCCGGCGCCGCGACCTCCGAGCCGTTCGCGGTGCGCGCCGGCGTGTACGCTGAGCTGAACCGCGCCGCGCTCAAGGCGTATTATTTCAACCGCTCCGGCATGGCGCTCGACGCCGCCCACGCCGGCGCGTATGCACGGGCGGCCGGGCATGCCGACACGCGCGTGCTGGTGCACGCCTCGGCCGCATCGAAGGCGCGCCCGGAAGGCACCGTCATCGCCAGCCCCAAGGGCTGGTACGACGCCGGCGACTATAACAAGTACATCGTCAATTCGGGCATCTCGACCTACACGCTGCTGGCCGCGTTCGAGCATTTTCCGGATTATTTCGCGCGCCAGCGCAGCGCCATTCCGGAGAGCGGCAACACGCTGCCCGACATCCTCGACGAGGCGCTGTGGAACCTGGAGTGGATGCTGACCATGCAGGACCCGCATGACGGCGGCGTGTACAACAAGCTGACCAACCTGCGTTTCGACGGCATCGTCATGCCGGCCCAGGCCAGCAGCGAACCGCGTTACGTGGTGCAGAAGGGGACCGCCGCGACGCTCGACTTCGCGGCCACCATGGCGGCCGCCAGCCGCGTCCTCAAACCCTACGAGCAGCAGCGGCCCGGCCTGCCGGCGAAAATGCTGCGCGCGGCCGAAGCTGCGTGGGAATGGGCGCGCGCCAATCCGGCCGTGGCGTTTCGCAATCCGCTGGGCGTGGTCACGGGCGAATACGGCGACGCCACTTTCGAGGACGAATTCGCGTGGGCTGCGGCCGAACTGTATATCAGCAGCGGCAAGGATGGCTACTACGCGGCCATGAAGCCGGCCGGCGTGAGCGCCACTGTGCCCGAATGGGCCGACGTGCGCGGCCTGGCCTGGATCTCGCTCGCGCACCACCGAAAAAGCCTGAGCGCGGTGGCCGACCAATCCCTGATCGCCGCGCGCATCGATGGCCTGGCCGCGGCGCTGGCCGCCAAATGGCGCGCCTCGGCCTATGGCGTGGCGATGCAGGGGAAGGACTTTGTCTGGGGCAGCAATGCGGTGGCGCTGAACCAGTCGATGATGCTGCTGCAGGCGTATCGCCTGAACGGCAAGCGCGATTACCTCGACGCGGCGCAGGCCGGCCTCGATTATGTTTTGGGGCGTAACGCCACCGGGTATTCGTTTGTGACCGGGTTCGGGGCGCGCCAGGTGCGCCATCCGCATCACCGGCCGTCGATGGCCGACCAGGTGGCGGCGCCCGTGCCGGGTTTTCTGGCTGGCGGGCCGCATGCGGGCCAGCAGGACAAGGGTGACTGCAAGGCGCCATATCCGTCGGCGCTGCCGGCGCTGTCGTATATCGATGACGACTGCAGCTACGCCAGCAACGAAGTGGCGATCAACTGGAATGCGCCGCTGGTGTACGTGTCGGCGGCGCTCGATGTGCTGGGCGGGGCGGCGCCGTGA
- a CDS encoding heme-degrading domain-containing protein produces the protein MKREDPYLRLAMLARQEELLQFEFFNSDVALEIGLRLVRAAREARQAITVDITRHGQRLFYHAMNGTPPDHAHWIWRKSNLVKRTGHSSYHVHTQVTLGGGTIAAIATLDPREFAALGGAFPLTIRGSGVAGTITVAGLPGADDHALIVRVLRDYLRISETL, from the coding sequence GTGAAACGGGAAGATCCGTACCTGCGGCTGGCCATGCTGGCGCGCCAGGAGGAGCTGCTGCAGTTCGAGTTTTTCAACAGCGACGTCGCGCTGGAAATCGGCCTGCGGCTGGTGCGGGCGGCACGCGAGGCGCGCCAGGCGATCACGGTGGACATCACCCGCCATGGGCAGCGCCTGTTCTATCACGCCATGAACGGTACGCCGCCCGATCATGCGCACTGGATCTGGCGCAAGAGTAATCTGGTCAAGCGCACCGGGCACAGTTCCTACCATGTGCACACGCAGGTGACGCTGGGCGGGGGCACCATTGCCGCCATTGCCACGCTCGACCCGCGCGAGTTCGCGGCGCTGGGGGGCGCGTTTCCGCTGACGATACGCGGCAGCGGCGTGGCCGGCACGATTACCGTGGCCGGCCTGCCGGGCGCCGACGACCACGCGCTGATCGTGCGTGTGCTGCGCGATTACCTCAGGATCAGCGAGACCCTGTAA
- a CDS encoding oxidoreductase, translating into MESASEVRVGLIGYGFSGATFQAPLIASVPGLRLTRVCSSQSERVLRDFPDVEVVADPAELMASGEVDLVVVATANASHAPLARQALLAGKHVVVEKPFTITLDEGAELIALAEQRQLHLSVFHNRRWDSDFLTLRQTIDAGLLGPINMYEAHFDRYRPNVRGRWREQNLPGSGILYDLGAHLIDQALVLFGNPDCVNCDIGVQRDAGSDAADDYFHLTMRYGARRVILHGSSLVLQPGPRFTVHGDTGSFIKHGMDPQEAALMRGERPGAPGWGVEPESLHAQLSFVKGALTVTGKAQSLPGCYQEYYQRVFEAIAHGKSLPVTAREGLAVIKIIRMAMQSHAQQRSVTFE; encoded by the coding sequence ATGGAGTCGGCAAGCGAAGTACGGGTTGGGCTGATCGGCTACGGCTTTTCCGGAGCCACCTTCCAGGCGCCGCTGATTGCCTCGGTGCCGGGACTGCGCCTGACCCGCGTGTGCTCCAGCCAGAGCGAGCGCGTGCTGCGCGACTTTCCGGATGTCGAGGTAGTGGCCGACCCGGCCGAACTGATGGCCTCGGGCGAAGTCGATCTGGTGGTGGTCGCCACCGCCAACGCCAGCCATGCGCCGCTGGCCAGGCAGGCGCTGCTGGCCGGCAAGCACGTGGTGGTGGAAAAACCGTTTACCATCACCCTCGACGAAGGCGCCGAGCTCATTGCGCTGGCCGAACAGCGGCAGCTGCACCTGAGCGTGTTCCACAACCGGCGCTGGGACAGCGATTTCCTGACCCTGCGCCAGACCATCGATGCGGGCCTGCTCGGGCCCATCAACATGTACGAGGCGCATTTCGACCGCTACCGCCCCAATGTGCGCGGACGCTGGCGCGAACAGAATTTGCCCGGTTCCGGCATTTTGTACGACCTGGGCGCGCACCTGATCGACCAGGCGCTGGTCCTGTTCGGCAATCCCGATTGCGTCAACTGCGACATCGGTGTGCAGCGCGACGCCGGCAGCGACGCCGCCGACGACTATTTTCATCTGACCATGCGCTACGGCGCGCGCCGCGTGATCCTGCACGGGTCGTCGCTGGTGCTGCAACCCGGTCCGCGCTTCACGGTGCATGGCGACACCGGCAGTTTCATCAAGCATGGAATGGACCCGCAGGAAGCGGCGCTGATGCGCGGCGAGCGGCCCGGCGCGCCCGGCTGGGGTGTGGAGCCGGAGTCGCTGCACGCGCAGCTCAGTTTCGTGAAAGGGGCGCTGACGGTGACCGGCAAGGCGCAATCGCTGCCCGGCTGCTATCAGGAATACTATCAGCGCGTGTTCGAGGCCATCGCCCATGGCAAAAGCCTGCCGGTGACGGCGCGCGAAGGCCTGGCGGTGATCAAGATCATCCGCATGGCCATGCAAAGCCACGCGCAGCAGCGTAGTGTAACGTTTGAGTAG
- a CDS encoding S8 family serine peptidase, which translates to MQPFKPSPPRPAVNEPAPPQEQLRIAITFKGRANTGPTKLAARLSSRSILSFEPAPGEMETAIEALRQRGFIVSGRGRMTVSVRGTVAQFEEVFGTRLTPFNLSPKQSYSSDRVFYPAKGAPWNPDPALSALIDDAYIQWPHIYLADPGASARPPAVGYYHLDVLKDVPAKLNAAHIHKERHHGEGIRVAMIDTGFDHSHPFFTRNGFTSSVVLAPSATNRHTDPGSHGTGESANVFAVAPKVTFIGVKLGDDADPNGGASILEGFQEALKHKPHVITVSMCYDLRDNNGTSELKELPNGLKPLEAEIQAAIASGIVVVFSAGNGHYAFPASMPEVLSVGGTFVAEDGAMKASDYASAFTSGIYSGRHVPDVCGLVGMLPNADYIMLPVPPGADIDTGNAEHDGTTAGDGWAVFSGTSASAPQIAAVCALLLQKNPKLTPAEIKALLVRTAIDVRDGSASPSSDPEGKGIKAGPGIDGATGAGLVDAFAAWQQA; encoded by the coding sequence ATGCAGCCTTTCAAACCCAGCCCGCCCCGCCCTGCCGTCAATGAGCCGGCGCCGCCGCAGGAACAGCTGCGCATCGCCATCACCTTCAAGGGCCGTGCCAATACCGGTCCGACCAAGCTGGCGGCGCGCCTGTCGTCGCGCAGCATTCTCAGCTTCGAGCCCGCCCCGGGCGAAATGGAAACGGCGATCGAAGCGCTGCGCCAGCGCGGCTTCATCGTCTCCGGACGCGGGCGCATGACGGTATCGGTGCGCGGTACCGTGGCCCAGTTCGAGGAAGTGTTCGGCACGCGCCTGACCCCGTTCAACCTGAGCCCGAAGCAAAGCTATTCGAGCGACCGCGTGTTCTACCCGGCCAAGGGCGCTCCATGGAATCCCGATCCCGCCCTCTCGGCGCTGATCGATGACGCTTATATCCAGTGGCCCCACATCTACCTGGCCGACCCGGGCGCCAGCGCGCGTCCGCCGGCGGTCGGCTATTACCACCTCGACGTGCTCAAGGATGTGCCGGCCAAGCTCAACGCGGCTCACATCCACAAGGAACGCCACCACGGCGAAGGCATCCGGGTGGCCATGATCGATACCGGCTTCGACCATTCGCATCCCTTCTTCACGCGCAACGGCTTCACTTCCTCGGTGGTGCTGGCGCCCTCGGCCACCAACCGCCACACCGATCCGGGCAGCCACGGCACGGGCGAGTCGGCCAATGTGTTCGCGGTGGCACCGAAAGTGACCTTCATCGGCGTCAAGCTGGGCGACGATGCCGATCCGAACGGCGGCGCCAGCATCCTCGAAGGCTTCCAGGAAGCGCTCAAGCACAAGCCGCACGTTATTACCGTGAGCATGTGCTACGACTTGCGCGACAACAATGGCACCTCCGAACTGAAGGAATTGCCGAACGGCCTGAAACCGCTGGAAGCGGAAATCCAGGCGGCGATTGCCAGCGGCATCGTGGTGGTGTTTTCTGCAGGCAACGGCCACTACGCTTTCCCGGCCTCGATGCCGGAAGTGCTCAGCGTCGGCGGCACCTTCGTGGCCGAAGACGGCGCCATGAAAGCGTCCGATTACGCGTCGGCCTTTACCAGCGGCATCTATTCAGGCCGCCACGTGCCCGATGTGTGCGGCCTGGTCGGCATGCTGCCCAATGCCGACTACATCATGCTGCCGGTCCCGCCCGGGGCCGACATCGATACCGGCAACGCCGAGCATGACGGCACCACCGCCGGCGACGGCTGGGCCGTGTTCAGCGGCACCTCGGCCTCGGCCCCGCAAATCGCGGCCGTGTGCGCCCTGCTGCTGCAGAAAAACCCCAAGCTCACGCCCGCCGAGATCAAGGCGCTGCTGGTGCGCACCGCGATCGATGTGCGCGACGGCTCGGCCAGCCCCTCCAGCGATCCGGAAGGCAAGGGCATCAAGGCCGGACCGGGCATCGATGGCGCCACCGGGGCCGGCCTGGTCGACGCCTTCGCCGCTTGGCAGCAGGCGTAG